The Siniperca chuatsi isolate FFG_IHB_CAS linkage group LG2, ASM2008510v1, whole genome shotgun sequence genome window below encodes:
- the sdc4 gene encoding syndecan-4 isoform X1 has product MLSLCLVLILSASVFSESQVRETETWMPMKTTQTVAMSTRHDDLESSGDSPNGSDFGFTDDDYYPDALYDDEDDDEDEDEFSGSGDGATTVSPGTESKTSAKPDVNDNKISEVERPVRPTVDEVDIVQSSNEIPMLRNEAESSEEHPSNVLMAHAGDDSIFNKTEVLAALIAGGAVGLMFAVLLILLLIYRMKKKDEGSYDLGKKPIYKKAPTTEIYA; this is encoded by the exons CAGGTGAGGGAGACGGAGACATGGATGCCCATGAAGACCACACAGACGGTCGCCATGTCGACGCGCCACGATGACCTGGAGTCATCGGGAGACTCCCCGAACGGCTCGGACTTCGGCTTCACGGACGACGATTACTACCCCGACGCGCTGTACGACGACGAGGACGACGACGAGGACGAGGACGAGTTCTCTGGATCTGGTGACGGAG CAACGACCGTGTCGCCTGGAACAGAGTCCAAGACGTCAGCTAAG CCCGACGTGAACGACAACAAGATCTCGGAGGTGGAGCGCCCGGTGCGGCCAACCGTCGACGAGGTGGACATCGTCCAGAGCAGTAACGAAATCCCCATGCTGCGGAACGAGGCCGAGTCCAGCGAGGAGCACCCGTCCAACGTCCTCATGGCCCACGCCGGCGACGACAGCATCTTCAACAAGACGGAGGTCCTGGCAG CTCTGATCGCGGGCGGCGCCGTCGGCTTGATGTTCGCcgtcctcctcatcctcctcctcatctacCGCATGAAGAAGAAGGACGAGGGCAGCTACGATTTGGGGAAGAAGCCCATCTACAAGAAGGCCCCCACCACAGAGATCTACGCATAG
- the sdc4 gene encoding syndecan-4 isoform X2 — MLSLCLVLILSASVFSESVRETETWMPMKTTQTVAMSTRHDDLESSGDSPNGSDFGFTDDDYYPDALYDDEDDDEDEDEFSGSGDGATTVSPGTESKTSAKPDVNDNKISEVERPVRPTVDEVDIVQSSNEIPMLRNEAESSEEHPSNVLMAHAGDDSIFNKTEVLAALIAGGAVGLMFAVLLILLLIYRMKKKDEGSYDLGKKPIYKKAPTTEIYA, encoded by the exons GTGAGGGAGACGGAGACATGGATGCCCATGAAGACCACACAGACGGTCGCCATGTCGACGCGCCACGATGACCTGGAGTCATCGGGAGACTCCCCGAACGGCTCGGACTTCGGCTTCACGGACGACGATTACTACCCCGACGCGCTGTACGACGACGAGGACGACGACGAGGACGAGGACGAGTTCTCTGGATCTGGTGACGGAG CAACGACCGTGTCGCCTGGAACAGAGTCCAAGACGTCAGCTAAG CCCGACGTGAACGACAACAAGATCTCGGAGGTGGAGCGCCCGGTGCGGCCAACCGTCGACGAGGTGGACATCGTCCAGAGCAGTAACGAAATCCCCATGCTGCGGAACGAGGCCGAGTCCAGCGAGGAGCACCCGTCCAACGTCCTCATGGCCCACGCCGGCGACGACAGCATCTTCAACAAGACGGAGGTCCTGGCAG CTCTGATCGCGGGCGGCGCCGTCGGCTTGATGTTCGCcgtcctcctcatcctcctcctcatctacCGCATGAAGAAGAAGGACGAGGGCAGCTACGATTTGGGGAAGAAGCCCATCTACAAGAAGGCCCCCACCACAGAGATCTACGCATAG